One window from the genome of Candidatus Synechococcus calcipolaris G9 encodes:
- a CDS encoding PspA/IM30 family protein, translating into MGLFDRVSRVVRANLNAVVSSAEDPEKILEQTVIDMQEDLVQMRQAVAQAIASQKRLEQQYRQNQQQATEWERRAKLALTKGDESLAMEALNRKKTAAETAMALKTQLDQTDGQVKALKSNMTALESKIAEAKTKKEMLTARARAAKASEQIHQAVSKVGTSSSMAAFDRMEDKVMQLEARSEAIAELSTDSLESQFAQLEAGSDVAFQLEALKDEIEREKIGQASGPAGALPPSSSTSDDSVMDAQVVDSSPIDPELQRLREQLENS; encoded by the coding sequence ATGGGGTTATTTGATCGAGTCAGCCGTGTTGTACGTGCCAATCTCAATGCCGTCGTCAGTTCGGCAGAAGACCCAGAAAAAATTCTTGAGCAAACCGTCATCGATATGCAGGAAGACCTGGTACAGATGCGGCAAGCGGTAGCCCAGGCGATCGCCTCTCAAAAACGTCTAGAACAACAATATCGCCAAAATCAACAGCAGGCAACGGAATGGGAACGGCGGGCTAAGTTGGCCCTGACCAAAGGGGACGAATCCCTGGCCATGGAAGCCCTGAATCGGAAAAAGACCGCCGCCGAGACCGCCATGGCTCTCAAGACTCAACTTGATCAAACGGACGGCCAAGTCAAGGCCCTCAAAAGTAACATGACCGCCCTAGAGAGCAAAATTGCTGAAGCCAAGACCAAGAAGGAAATGTTAACGGCCCGGGCCCGCGCCGCCAAAGCCAGTGAGCAGATCCACCAGGCCGTCAGTAAAGTGGGTACTTCCAGTTCTATGGCTGCCTTTGATCGCATGGAAGATAAGGTAATGCAATTAGAGGCTCGCTCCGAGGCGATCGCAGAATTGAGTACCGATTCCCTAGAGTCCCAATTTGCCCAACTGGAAGCAGGGAGTGATGTTGCCTTTCAGCTAGAAGCACTCAAAGACGAGATAGAGCGTGAAAAGATAGGGCAAGCCAGTGGCCCTGCCGGAGCCTTGCCGCCCAGTAGCTCTACCTCCGATGATAGTGTCATGGATGCCCAGGTGGTGGATTCTTCGCCCATTGATCCTGAATTACAACGACTAAGAGAGCAGTTAGAAAATAGTTAA
- a CDS encoding NUDIX hydrolase: protein MGQLLRLGKFLLGFILRHPITAVSVIARQTDGTIVLVQRQDNHQWSLPGGVIDWGETVEAAARRELREETGLEWQKLDRLVGIYSQMNRDPRAHSICIALAIQVTGTVAIADPQEIRDIRAYPPEQIPLGDLAHDHRQQLEDYFSGRLILN, encoded by the coding sequence GTGGGTCAACTCCTCCGCCTTGGCAAATTCCTGTTGGGATTTATACTGCGTCATCCCATTACCGCCGTTTCGGTCATTGCCCGCCAAACCGATGGCACCATTGTCCTTGTCCAACGCCAAGATAATCATCAGTGGTCCCTGCCCGGTGGCGTGATTGATTGGGGCGAAACCGTCGAAGCGGCCGCCCGGCGAGAATTACGGGAGGAAACAGGCCTGGAATGGCAAAAGTTGGATCGCCTAGTGGGCATTTATTCCCAGATGAATCGAGACCCCCGCGCCCACTCCATTTGCATTGCCCTGGCTATCCAGGTAACCGGAACAGTGGCGATCGCCGATCCCCAGGAAATCCGTGATATTCGGGCCTACCCCCCAGAGCAGATTCCCCTGGGAGATCTCGCCCACGATCATCGTCAACAGTTGGAAGATTATTTTTCGGGAAGATTGATATTAAACTAG
- a CDS encoding serine protease: MAPRFWQSIYSLPLLCSIILGGSTVILREPIPVQAASVTEIARTAKTITVLIEGGSGHGSGILLQRNSTTYTILTARHVVEKPGQYHVSTADGQRYSLITASIKPLPGVDLATVEFQSNRDYPLAQLGNSNDVVEGMPVYVAGFPAQGSSVLGGIYQFTEGRLTANASRPIEDGYALVYTNATLPGMSGGPVLDEKGQLVGVHGSADVASTLMQEGSSSSNVFVKRGFNLGIPINTYLSLAPQDPGLPVVHQLRIDPADAPITLKPADYFLEAEGKFQKQDYAGAISAYGKAIELNPNYSEAYLGRAVAQLFQLVPDENFSALGEELGVKHLHRLTQGNPLLKDAFPANPPSPLLNHFLTAFRANPGTLQSDLAQAIALNPSYAEAYGVSSFFNLILGNFGSAVSDIDSGLALDPNNMDLHVIRGLALFLGGEFRQSLSAFDRLSQDDPNNTDYHLLRGLAAFLIADYDASRSSWGELIRINPQEALPYSVRAITYILEENFNAAIPDLQTAAQIFRSEGDIASYQDIADILRELGVNTP; this comes from the coding sequence ATGGCACCACGTTTTTGGCAATCGATTTATTCCCTTCCCCTCCTCTGCTCCATAATCCTGGGGGGAAGTACGGTGATCCTGCGGGAGCCAATTCCCGTCCAGGCCGCCTCCGTGACCGAGATCGCCCGCACCGCCAAGACGATTACGGTTCTCATTGAGGGGGGCAGCGGCCATGGCTCCGGCATTTTACTGCAACGGAATAGCACCACCTACACCATTTTGACCGCCCGCCATGTGGTTGAAAAGCCCGGCCAGTACCATGTTTCCACCGCCGATGGCCAACGCTACAGTTTGATTACCGCCTCTATTAAGCCCTTGCCGGGGGTAGACTTAGCCACCGTAGAATTCCAAAGTAACCGCGACTATCCCCTTGCCCAGTTGGGAAACTCCAATGATGTGGTAGAAGGAATGCCCGTCTATGTGGCCGGCTTTCCTGCCCAAGGTTCCTCGGTTCTAGGAGGCATCTATCAGTTCACGGAAGGACGCTTAACCGCCAACGCCTCCCGCCCCATAGAAGATGGCTATGCTCTGGTTTATACCAATGCCACGTTGCCCGGAATGAGTGGGGGCCCGGTGCTGGATGAAAAGGGTCAGTTGGTGGGGGTGCATGGCAGCGCGGATGTGGCCTCTACCCTGATGCAGGAGGGGAGTAGCTCCAGTAATGTCTTTGTGAAGCGGGGCTTTAATTTAGGCATTCCCATCAATACCTACCTAAGTTTAGCTCCCCAAGACCCAGGGTTGCCCGTTGTTCACCAACTCCGTATTGACCCTGCTGATGCACCCATCACCCTCAAGCCTGCGGACTACTTCCTCGAGGCGGAAGGTAAATTTCAGAAACAGGACTACGCCGGGGCGATCTCCGCCTACGGTAAAGCCATTGAACTCAATCCCAACTATTCTGAGGCCTATCTGGGCCGGGCCGTTGCCCAACTTTTCCAACTGGTACCCGATGAAAACTTTTCCGCCCTAGGGGAAGAATTAGGGGTCAAACATCTACACCGTCTCACCCAGGGGAATCCACTCCTCAAGGATGCCTTTCCCGCCAATCCCCCCTCCCCCTTACTCAATCATTTCCTGACTGCCTTCCGTGCCAATCCAGGAACCTTGCAAAGTGATCTAGCCCAGGCGATCGCCCTGAATCCAAGCTATGCAGAAGCCTACGGCGTGAGTAGTTTCTTTAACTTAATTTTGGGGAACTTTGGCTCAGCGGTGAGTGATATTGATTCCGGGTTAGCCCTGGATCCAAATAATATGGATTTGCACGTCATTCGGGGTTTGGCTCTATTTTTGGGGGGTGAGTTCCGCCAGAGTCTTTCGGCCTTTGATCGCTTAAGCCAAGATGATCCCAATAATACCGATTACCACTTGCTGCGGGGACTAGCGGCCTTTTTAATTGCCGATTATGATGCCAGCCGCAGCAGTTGGGGAGAATTAATTCGGATTAATCCCCAAGAGGCCCTGCCCTATTCCGTTCGGGCGATTACCTATATTTTGGAAGAGAATTTTAATGCGGCCATTCCCGATCTGCAAACCGCCGCCCAAATTTTCCGCAGTGAAGGGGATATAGCATCCTATCAAGATATTGCCGATATTCTCAGGGAACTAGGAGTCAACACTCCCTAG
- a CDS encoding Uma2 family endonuclease encodes MIAIPHYISPQDYLAIERNNPIRHEYRRGLVYAMAYDTDNHNRIALNLLKLIDDHFGDPSTCRFYSGNVKINYQDEFYYYPDAFVTCDPRDRHDRYIKRYPKLIVEVLSTSTQVFDSGEKFTDYQQLTSLEEYVLISQDRQWVECRRRSAPDTWEITVYNMGDRVTLHNIDLEFAISELYRGLDG; translated from the coding sequence ATGATTGCCATCCCCCATTACATCAGCCCCCAAGATTACCTTGCGATCGAACGCAATAACCCCATTCGCCACGAATATCGCCGGGGTCTGGTCTACGCCATGGCATACGATACCGACAATCATAATCGCATCGCATTAAATCTGCTGAAATTGATTGATGATCACTTTGGTGATCCGTCAACCTGTCGCTTCTACTCCGGGAACGTCAAAATCAACTACCAAGATGAGTTTTATTACTACCCCGATGCCTTTGTCACCTGTGACCCCCGCGATCGCCATGACCGCTACATCAAGCGATATCCCAAGCTCATTGTAGAGGTACTCTCAACCAGTACCCAAGTCTTTGATTCAGGGGAAAAATTTACAGATTACCAACAACTCACTTCCCTAGAGGAATATGTTCTCATCTCCCAGGATCGTCAGTGGGTGGAATGTCGCCGCCGCAGTGCTCCAGATACCTGGGAGATAACCGTCTATAACATGGGCGATCGAGTCACACTCCACAACATTGACCTGGAATTTGCCATAAGTGAACTCTATCGCGGTCTTGACGGCTGA
- a CDS encoding efflux RND transporter periplasmic adaptor subunit encodes MLHLIQRNLSLQNSRQNRVRSGGSFLVLALLLGTSTLISSCQSSNNSMNPNTMAVARGTEGVAVDVAIAELSPLDTATTYTGTTRPGRDVVIRSQVEGQILSLGVDVGDEIAQGQILGQVDPVVLRTDLIQAESELAARRSEVVQAQSQVNTARTAVEEARLNLQQAESDAQRLESLLADGAIAAQAAEQARTAARTARQVLQSTQAQVSTAQQGVAVAQGRVQAQAALVQQARARLEYAVIRAPLTGVVLERFTETGNLVQTGDDVLRLGDLSQLKIIVELSEKDLGGIEPGQTASIQFDASPGRSLTAQVSRISPAAADARLVPVELVMANPNGQLGSGLLARVKFQRPASDRLVIPQSALGGEDEGRLSTRQGTVFVVSGDQVEERAVELGDRRSGRIEIISGLNPGERYVVRTSRPLKDGDTIRPSILSES; translated from the coding sequence ATGCTCCATTTGATACAGAGAAACTTAAGTCTACAAAATTCAAGACAAAACAGGGTTCGCTCCGGCGGCAGTTTTCTGGTTTTAGCTCTGCTCTTAGGGACATCAACCCTGATCAGTAGTTGCCAATCCTCCAATAATTCGATGAATCCCAATACCATGGCTGTTGCCCGTGGGACAGAGGGCGTTGCCGTGGATGTGGCCATCGCTGAACTAAGTCCATTGGATACGGCGACCACCTATACCGGCACGACTCGGCCCGGACGGGATGTGGTGATCCGTTCCCAAGTAGAGGGGCAGATCCTCAGCCTTGGGGTAGATGTAGGAGATGAGATCGCCCAAGGGCAAATTTTGGGCCAGGTGGATCCCGTGGTATTGCGAACAGATCTAATCCAAGCGGAATCCGAATTGGCCGCCCGCCGCAGTGAAGTCGTCCAGGCCCAAAGCCAAGTAAATACGGCCCGTACTGCCGTGGAAGAAGCTCGTTTGAATCTTCAGCAGGCGGAAAGTGATGCCCAACGCCTAGAATCCTTGCTTGCCGATGGGGCGATCGCGGCCCAAGCAGCAGAACAGGCCCGCACCGCAGCCCGCACCGCTCGCCAAGTTCTCCAGTCCACCCAGGCCCAAGTGAGTACGGCCCAGCAGGGGGTTGCCGTGGCCCAAGGTCGAGTTCAAGCCCAAGCTGCCTTGGTTCAGCAGGCTCGGGCCCGCCTAGAGTATGCGGTGATTCGTGCCCCCCTAACGGGCGTGGTACTAGAGCGATTCACGGAAACCGGCAATTTAGTCCAAACCGGTGATGATGTGTTGCGCCTCGGGGATTTAAGCCAACTCAAAATCATCGTTGAACTATCGGAAAAAGACTTAGGGGGTATTGAACCCGGACAGACCGCCAGTATCCAGTTCGATGCCAGTCCTGGCCGTAGCTTAACCGCCCAAGTGAGCCGCATTTCTCCCGCCGCCGCCGATGCCCGCCTCGTCCCGGTGGAACTGGTCATGGCCAATCCCAATGGTCAGTTGGGGAGTGGGTTGCTGGCCCGGGTAAAATTTCAGCGTCCCGCCAGCGATCGCTTGGTTATTCCCCAATCTGCCCTAGGGGGAGAGGATGAAGGTCGTCTGTCTACCCGCCAAGGTACCGTCTTTGTTGTCTCAGGTGATCAGGTGGAAGAGCGGGCCGTGGAATTGGGCGATCGCCGCAGTGGTCGCATTGAAATTATTTCTGGTTTGAATCCAGGAGAGCGGTATGTGGTACGCACCAGTCGCCCCCTAAAAGACGGTGATACCATTCGCCCCAGTATTCTCTCGGAAAGTTAA
- a CDS encoding DNA double-strand break repair nuclease NurA, producing MPFKPQQVMEQLQAKRDDFRQYDQAVFRLRQGYLHALESQSSLSPAELTERLPSGPAWLGARPLEPWQPSQGWTIPFSQQWQNREASKTWSRDRLANVTTIAVDGSQIVPSDDISIPVGVVQVGWFTNPHNPERPYVKDVKLELITPAELQAARQQYGKDQPARFKERWIHLRRFQLELSCIRDHLQQYHHCSDCCVFFDGSLVATFAESYDRPFQSQYIHALCHTLTTSRQSQVPLVSYIDQSQARDLVTLLHHLGELPATNQIFDIHLLAGLKEWGDRTPLFYCDRGGKEGSPGILADYGDWGRQIGFCYLKAHQGYPVRLEIPVWIYEMGWLERVIDWIRAEIMIGQGYPYAIEAADQTAVLQGGDRQAFLKLFQDWAGQNQLQVNFSRKWVSKQRRR from the coding sequence ATGCCCTTTAAGCCCCAACAGGTCATGGAGCAATTGCAGGCGAAGCGAGATGATTTTCGCCAGTACGATCAGGCAGTTTTTCGGCTTCGCCAAGGTTATCTTCACGCCTTAGAGAGCCAATCCAGTTTAAGTCCGGCGGAGCTAACAGAACGCTTACCCTCCGGCCCGGCATGGCTAGGAGCGCGACCTCTAGAACCATGGCAACCCAGTCAGGGCTGGACTATCCCCTTTAGCCAGCAGTGGCAGAATCGAGAAGCGAGTAAGACCTGGAGCCGAGATCGCCTCGCTAATGTGACCACCATTGCCGTGGACGGTTCTCAAATTGTTCCCTCCGATGATATTTCAATTCCCGTGGGTGTGGTGCAGGTGGGCTGGTTTACCAATCCCCACAATCCTGAGCGGCCCTACGTTAAAGATGTAAAGCTGGAACTGATTACCCCCGCCGAACTCCAGGCAGCCCGCCAACAGTACGGTAAAGATCAGCCCGCCCGCTTTAAGGAACGATGGATTCACCTGCGCCGGTTTCAACTGGAACTCAGTTGTATTCGCGACCATTTGCAGCAGTATCACCATTGCTCTGATTGCTGTGTATTTTTTGATGGCTCCTTAGTGGCCACCTTTGCCGAATCCTACGATCGCCCCTTTCAGAGTCAGTATATTCATGCCCTGTGCCATACCCTCACCACCAGCCGCCAAAGCCAGGTTCCCTTGGTGTCCTACATTGATCAGTCCCAAGCTCGGGATTTAGTTACCCTTTTACATCACCTAGGGGAGCTTCCCGCCACCAACCAAATTTTTGATATTCACCTATTGGCAGGATTAAAAGAATGGGGCGATCGCACCCCCCTGTTCTACTGCGATCGCGGCGGCAAGGAGGGTTCTCCAGGCATCTTGGCCGACTACGGCGATTGGGGCCGGCAGATTGGATTTTGTTACCTGAAGGCCCATCAAGGCTACCCTGTCCGCCTCGAAATTCCCGTGTGGATCTACGAAATGGGTTGGTTGGAGCGGGTGATTGATTGGATTCGGGCAGAGATTATGATCGGCCAGGGCTATCCCTATGCCATTGAGGCCGCCGATCAAACCGCCGTTCTCCAAGGGGGCGATCGCCAGGCCTTCCTCAAACTCTTTCAGGATTGGGCCGGACAAAACCAACTCCAGGTGAACTTTAGCCGCAAATGGGTGAGTAAGCAACGCCGCCGCTAA